A genomic stretch from Pelodiscus sinensis isolate JC-2024 chromosome 23, ASM4963464v1, whole genome shotgun sequence includes:
- the PLEKHG5 gene encoding pleckstrin homology domain-containing family G member 5 isoform X5 — MHFDGHIRFDLPPQGSILARNVSTRSCPPRTSPASDVEEEDEGLADGKGDKRSPALKLPKKKARRRHTDDPSKECFTLKFDLNVDVETEIVPAMKKRSLGEVLLPVFERKGIELAKVDIYLDQSNTPLSLGFEAYRFGGHYLRVKAKPGDELKVEQAVKDFKSLSLPILRCSPAGERPEQLPFRRESTEPVAPGRRRKNMSEFLGDASIPGQDPLQHCSCSLPSNGTETWKNRAASRFSGFFGSGAGTGPFGRELDKMEQLESKLHSYSLFGLPKLPQQLRFHQDSWEEEEDDSSLCLEGSWQDIVPGTEALTRRQCHQQEAVWELLHTEATYIRKLTVIADLFLCCLLNLQESGLLWEVDAERLFSNIQEIIRLHRALWGGVMAPVLEKARETKALLDPVGFLKGFKMFGSLFQPYVRYCMEEEGCLEYMRTLLQDNELFRAYVTWAERHKQCSRLKLSDMLVKPHQRLTKYPLLLKSVLKKTDEPGTRDAIITMINSVERFINHVNSRMRQRQEQQRLVAILSRIDSYEVVDGGTEEVDKLLKEFLRLDLTAPIPGTSPEDTRQLLLEGALKMKEGKDSKMDVYCFLFTDLFLITKPVKKAERAKVVRQPLLVDKIICRELKDPGSFLLIYLNELRSAVGAFTFQASGQALCRGWVEALCNAQNLLQRLRDQEQERQRSQRHRSLAEEDGESGESGASTASSPTVLRRSSNSLDSQRCPSDSSTETIAVAVDAGEELSFPDLEVGPFSSQSDETSVSTTASSSTPTRELLEGGGELTEPHPPLGSSGLTLDPSGCRSASIDSAYGTLSPTSLQEFAAGQQLEPAAEAGPPHAQRPPSPRLRRRTPVQRLPCKAKVLKSKSEASLLQLVPASPPLAQSKSLCDLVSAPGRRRSRRDVRAGSPRTRGATRSRRASLCASTCSSSSGSSAELSAPGEMGCAKGSARPADSRATSPAPPSQAPGTPLAHRTLSDPQAAQHRKLTLAQLYRIRTTLLLNSTLTASEV; from the exons ATGCACTTCGACGGGCACATCCGCTTCGACCTGCCCCCCCAAG GTTCCATTCTGGCTCGGAACGTCTCCACGcggtcctgccccccccgcaccagccctgcctccgacgtggaggaggaggacgaggggCTGGCGGATGGGAAAGG GGACAAGAGGAGCCCGGCCCTGAAGCTCCCCAAGAAGAAAGCCCGGCGCAGACACACTGAT gaccccAGCAAAGAGTGCTTCACCCTGAAGTTCGATCTCAACGTGGACGTAGAAACAGAGATCGTCCCCGCCATGAAGAAGAGATCCCTGGG ggaggtgcTGCTGCCGGTGTTTGAGAGGAAGGGCATCGAGCTGGCGAAGGTGGATATTTACCTGGACCAGTCCAACACGCCGCTGTCGCTCGGCTTCGAGGCGTACCGCTTCGGGGGGCACTACCTGCGGGTGAAAG CCAAGCCCGGCGACGAGCTCAAGGTGGAGCAGGCGGTGAAAGATTTCAAATCGCTGAGTCTGCCCATCCTGCGGTGCTCCCCCGCCGGGGAGAGACCGGAGCAGCTGCCCTTCCGTCGGGAGAGCACGGAGCCCGTG GCCCCAGGGCGGCGGCGGAAGAACATGAGCGAGTTTCTGGGCGACGCCAGCATCCCGGGCCAGGACCCCttgcagcactgcagctgctctctgcccagcAACGGCACCGAGACGTGGAAGAACCGGGCCGCCAGCCGCTTCAGCGGCTTCTTTGGCTCCGGCGCTGGCACTGGCCCCTTCGGCCGG gaACTGGACAAGATGGAGCAGCTGGAGAGCAAGCTGCACAGCTACAGCCTCTTCGGCCTCCCCAAGCTGCCGCAGCAGCTCCGCTTCCACCAGGActcgtgggaggaggaggaggacgacagcAGCCTGTGCctggaaggcagctggcaggacATCGTCCCGGGCACGGAG gCCCTGACGCGCCGGCAGTGCCACCAGCAGGAGGctgtctgggagctgctgcaCACGGAAGCCACCTACATCCGGAAACTGACCGTGATCGCAGAC CTCTTCCTCTGCTGCCTGCTGAACCTGCAGGAGTCGGGGCTGCTCTGGGAG GTGGACGCGGAGCGTCTGTTCAGCAATATCCAGGAGATCATCCGGCTGCACCGGGCCCTGTGGGGCGGCGTCATGGCCCCAGTCCTGGAGAAGGCCAGGGAGACCAAGGCGCTGCTGGACCCTGTGGGCTTCCTGAAGGGATTCAAAATG TTCGGctccctcttccagccctacgtCCGGTACTgcatggaggaggagggctgCCTGGAGTACATGCGCACGCTGCTGCAGGACAACGAGCTCTTCCGGGCCTACGTGACG TGGGCAGAGCGGCACAAGCAGTGCAGCCGCCTCAAGCTGAGCGACATGCTAGTGAAGCCGCACCAGCGCCTCACCAAGTACCCGCTGCTGCTCAAGTCGGTGCTGAAGAAAACAGACGAGCCTGGCACCCGCGACGCCATCATCACCATG ATCAATTCCGTGGAGCGGTTTATTAACCACGTGAACTCGCGGATGCGCCAGCGGCAAGAGCAGCAGAGGCTGGTGGCTATTCTCAGCCGGATCGACTCCTATGAGGTGGTGGATGGTGGCacggaggaggtggataag CTGCTGAAGGAGTTCCTGCGCCTGGACCTGACGGCCCCCATCCCAGGCACCTCCCCCGAGGACACGcgccagctgctcctggagggGGCCCTGAAGATGAAGGAAGGGAAGGACAGCAAG ATGGACGTTTACTGCTTCCTCTTCACGGACCTGTTCCTCATCACCAAGCCGGTGAAGAAGGCCGAGCGCGCCAAGGTCGTCCGGCAGCCCCTGCTCGTGGACAAGATCATCTGCCGGGAGCTCAAGGACCCCG GCTCCTTCCTCCTGATCTATCTGAACGAGCTGCGCAGCGCCGTGGGCGCCTTCACCTTCCAGGCCAGCGGGCAGGCCCTGTGCCGCGGCTGGGTCGAGGCCCTCTGCAACGCCCAG aACCTGCTGCAGCGCCTGCGGGACCAGGAGCAGGAGCGGCAGCGGAGCCAGCGGCACCGGAGCCTGGCGGAGGAGGACGGGGAGAGCGGGGAGAGCGGGGCCTCCACTGCCAGCTCGCCCACCGTCCTGCGCCGGAGCAGCAACAGCCTGGACTCGCAGCGCTG CCCCTCAGACAGCTCCACGGAGACCATCGCGGTGGCGGTGGACGCGGGCGAGGAGCTCTCCTTCCCGGACCTGGAGGTGGGGCCGTTCAGCTCGCAGTCGGACGAGACCTCCGTCAGCACCACCGCAtcctccagcacccccacccgggAGCtcctggaggggggcggggagctgaccgagccccaccccccacttggCTCCAGTGGCCTGACGCTGGACCCCAGCGGCTGCCGGTCGGCGTCCATCGACAGCGCCTACggcaccctctcccccacctccctccaggaGTTTGCTgcggggcagcagctggagccggcGGCGGAGGCGGGCCCCCCCCACGCACAGCGCCCCCCCTCACCCCGGCTGCGCCGCAGGACGCCCGTGCAGCGCCTGCCCTGCAAGGCGAAAGTGCTCAAGTCCAAGTCGGAGGCCAGCCTGCTGCAGCTGGTCCCGGCCTCGCCCCCCCTCGCCCAGAGCAAGAGCCTCTGCGACCTGGTCTCGGCCCCCGGCCGCAGGCGCTCGCGGCGGGACGTCCGGGCCGGCTCGCCGAGGACTCGCGGGGCCACCCGCTCGCGCCGCGCCAGCCTCTGCGCCagcacctgcagcagcagcagcggctccAGCGCAGAGCTCTCAGCGCCCGGCGAGATGGGATGTGCCAAGGGCTCTGCCCGCCCCGCCGACAGCCGCGCGACAtccccggccccccccagccaggctcctggcaCCCCCCTGGCCCACCGGACCCTGTCGGACCCGCAGGCGGCCCAGCACCGCAAGCTGACCCTGGCCCAGCTGTACAGGATCAGGACCACGCTGCTGCTCAACTCCACGCTGACCGCCTC GGAGGTCTGA
- the PLEKHG5 gene encoding pleckstrin homology domain-containing family G member 5 isoform X3, protein MNSGFTKYGSPPRSWLSLRLGTSDPTLTEDEARRCQNPGCVAHRRALKVCHHAECQQLNHSQPLSLCEACDRTFHSTMHFDGHIRFDLPPQGSILARNVSTRSCPPRTSPASDVEEEDEGLADGKGDKRSPALKLPKKKARRRHTDDPSKECFTLKFDLNVDVETEIVPAMKKRSLGEVLLPVFERKGIELAKVDIYLDQSNTPLSLGFEAYRFGGHYLRVKAKPGDELKVEQAVKDFKSLSLPILRCSPAGERPEQLPFRRESTEPVAPGRRRKNMSEFLGDASIPGQDPLQHCSCSLPSNGTETWKNRAASRFSGFFGSGAGTGPFGRELDKMEQLESKLHSYSLFGLPKLPQQLRFHQDSWEEEEDDSSLCLEGSWQDIVPGTEALTRRQCHQQEAVWELLHTEATYIRKLTVIADLFLCCLLNLQESGLLWEVDAERLFSNIQEIIRLHRALWGGVMAPVLEKARETKALLDPVGFLKGFKMFGSLFQPYVRYCMEEEGCLEYMRTLLQDNELFRAYVTWAERHKQCSRLKLSDMLVKPHQRLTKYPLLLKSVLKKTDEPGTRDAIITMINSVERFINHVNSRMRQRQEQQRLVAILSRIDSYEVVDGGTEEVDKLLKEFLRLDLTAPIPGTSPEDTRQLLLEGALKMKEGKDSKMDVYCFLFTDLFLITKPVKKAERAKVVRQPLLVDKIICRELKDPGSFLLIYLNELRSAVGAFTFQASGQALCRGWVEALCNAQNLLQRLRDQEQERQRSQRHRSLAEEDGESGESGASTASSPTVLRRSSNSLDSQRCPSDSSTETIAVAVDAGEELSFPDLEVGPFSSQSDETSVSTTASSSTPTRELLEGGGELTEPHPPLGSSGLTLDPSGCRSASIDSAYGTLSPTSLQEFAAGQQLEPAAEAGPPHAQRPPSPRLRRRTPVQRLPCKAKVLKSKSEASLLQLVPASPPLAQSKSLCDLVSAPGRRRSRRDVRAGSPRTRGATRSRRASLCASTCSSSSGSSAELSAPGEMGCAKGSARPADSRATSPAPPSQAPGTPLAHRTLSDPQAAQHRKLTLAQLYRIRTTLLLNSTLTASEV, encoded by the exons GTGTGTCACCATGCCGAGTGCCAGCAGCTGaaccacagccagcccctcagcCTGTGTGAGGCCTGCGACCGCACCTTCCACAGCACCATGCACTTCGACGGGCACATCCGCTTCGACCTGCCCCCCCAAG GTTCCATTCTGGCTCGGAACGTCTCCACGcggtcctgccccccccgcaccagccctgcctccgacgtggaggaggaggacgaggggCTGGCGGATGGGAAAGG GGACAAGAGGAGCCCGGCCCTGAAGCTCCCCAAGAAGAAAGCCCGGCGCAGACACACTGAT gaccccAGCAAAGAGTGCTTCACCCTGAAGTTCGATCTCAACGTGGACGTAGAAACAGAGATCGTCCCCGCCATGAAGAAGAGATCCCTGGG ggaggtgcTGCTGCCGGTGTTTGAGAGGAAGGGCATCGAGCTGGCGAAGGTGGATATTTACCTGGACCAGTCCAACACGCCGCTGTCGCTCGGCTTCGAGGCGTACCGCTTCGGGGGGCACTACCTGCGGGTGAAAG CCAAGCCCGGCGACGAGCTCAAGGTGGAGCAGGCGGTGAAAGATTTCAAATCGCTGAGTCTGCCCATCCTGCGGTGCTCCCCCGCCGGGGAGAGACCGGAGCAGCTGCCCTTCCGTCGGGAGAGCACGGAGCCCGTG GCCCCAGGGCGGCGGCGGAAGAACATGAGCGAGTTTCTGGGCGACGCCAGCATCCCGGGCCAGGACCCCttgcagcactgcagctgctctctgcccagcAACGGCACCGAGACGTGGAAGAACCGGGCCGCCAGCCGCTTCAGCGGCTTCTTTGGCTCCGGCGCTGGCACTGGCCCCTTCGGCCGG gaACTGGACAAGATGGAGCAGCTGGAGAGCAAGCTGCACAGCTACAGCCTCTTCGGCCTCCCCAAGCTGCCGCAGCAGCTCCGCTTCCACCAGGActcgtgggaggaggaggaggacgacagcAGCCTGTGCctggaaggcagctggcaggacATCGTCCCGGGCACGGAG gCCCTGACGCGCCGGCAGTGCCACCAGCAGGAGGctgtctgggagctgctgcaCACGGAAGCCACCTACATCCGGAAACTGACCGTGATCGCAGAC CTCTTCCTCTGCTGCCTGCTGAACCTGCAGGAGTCGGGGCTGCTCTGGGAG GTGGACGCGGAGCGTCTGTTCAGCAATATCCAGGAGATCATCCGGCTGCACCGGGCCCTGTGGGGCGGCGTCATGGCCCCAGTCCTGGAGAAGGCCAGGGAGACCAAGGCGCTGCTGGACCCTGTGGGCTTCCTGAAGGGATTCAAAATG TTCGGctccctcttccagccctacgtCCGGTACTgcatggaggaggagggctgCCTGGAGTACATGCGCACGCTGCTGCAGGACAACGAGCTCTTCCGGGCCTACGTGACG TGGGCAGAGCGGCACAAGCAGTGCAGCCGCCTCAAGCTGAGCGACATGCTAGTGAAGCCGCACCAGCGCCTCACCAAGTACCCGCTGCTGCTCAAGTCGGTGCTGAAGAAAACAGACGAGCCTGGCACCCGCGACGCCATCATCACCATG ATCAATTCCGTGGAGCGGTTTATTAACCACGTGAACTCGCGGATGCGCCAGCGGCAAGAGCAGCAGAGGCTGGTGGCTATTCTCAGCCGGATCGACTCCTATGAGGTGGTGGATGGTGGCacggaggaggtggataag CTGCTGAAGGAGTTCCTGCGCCTGGACCTGACGGCCCCCATCCCAGGCACCTCCCCCGAGGACACGcgccagctgctcctggagggGGCCCTGAAGATGAAGGAAGGGAAGGACAGCAAG ATGGACGTTTACTGCTTCCTCTTCACGGACCTGTTCCTCATCACCAAGCCGGTGAAGAAGGCCGAGCGCGCCAAGGTCGTCCGGCAGCCCCTGCTCGTGGACAAGATCATCTGCCGGGAGCTCAAGGACCCCG GCTCCTTCCTCCTGATCTATCTGAACGAGCTGCGCAGCGCCGTGGGCGCCTTCACCTTCCAGGCCAGCGGGCAGGCCCTGTGCCGCGGCTGGGTCGAGGCCCTCTGCAACGCCCAG aACCTGCTGCAGCGCCTGCGGGACCAGGAGCAGGAGCGGCAGCGGAGCCAGCGGCACCGGAGCCTGGCGGAGGAGGACGGGGAGAGCGGGGAGAGCGGGGCCTCCACTGCCAGCTCGCCCACCGTCCTGCGCCGGAGCAGCAACAGCCTGGACTCGCAGCGCTG CCCCTCAGACAGCTCCACGGAGACCATCGCGGTGGCGGTGGACGCGGGCGAGGAGCTCTCCTTCCCGGACCTGGAGGTGGGGCCGTTCAGCTCGCAGTCGGACGAGACCTCCGTCAGCACCACCGCAtcctccagcacccccacccgggAGCtcctggaggggggcggggagctgaccgagccccaccccccacttggCTCCAGTGGCCTGACGCTGGACCCCAGCGGCTGCCGGTCGGCGTCCATCGACAGCGCCTACggcaccctctcccccacctccctccaggaGTTTGCTgcggggcagcagctggagccggcGGCGGAGGCGGGCCCCCCCCACGCACAGCGCCCCCCCTCACCCCGGCTGCGCCGCAGGACGCCCGTGCAGCGCCTGCCCTGCAAGGCGAAAGTGCTCAAGTCCAAGTCGGAGGCCAGCCTGCTGCAGCTGGTCCCGGCCTCGCCCCCCCTCGCCCAGAGCAAGAGCCTCTGCGACCTGGTCTCGGCCCCCGGCCGCAGGCGCTCGCGGCGGGACGTCCGGGCCGGCTCGCCGAGGACTCGCGGGGCCACCCGCTCGCGCCGCGCCAGCCTCTGCGCCagcacctgcagcagcagcagcggctccAGCGCAGAGCTCTCAGCGCCCGGCGAGATGGGATGTGCCAAGGGCTCTGCCCGCCCCGCCGACAGCCGCGCGACAtccccggccccccccagccaggctcctggcaCCCCCCTGGCCCACCGGACCCTGTCGGACCCGCAGGCGGCCCAGCACCGCAAGCTGACCCTGGCCCAGCTGTACAGGATCAGGACCACGCTGCTGCTCAACTCCACGCTGACCGCCTC GGAGGTCTGA
- the PLEKHG5 gene encoding pleckstrin homology domain-containing family G member 5 isoform X2: protein MGALLFPTRAAPGGGYTSQRPGAAPGHQRLSASPAAAVCHHAECQQLNHSQPLSLCEACDRTFHSTMHFDGHIRFDLPPQGSILARNVSTRSCPPRTSPASDVEEEDEGLADGKGDKRSPALKLPKKKARRRHTDDPSKECFTLKFDLNVDVETEIVPAMKKRSLGEVLLPVFERKGIELAKVDIYLDQSNTPLSLGFEAYRFGGHYLRVKAKPGDELKVEQAVKDFKSLSLPILRCSPAGERPEQLPFRRESTEPVAPGRRRKNMSEFLGDASIPGQDPLQHCSCSLPSNGTETWKNRAASRFSGFFGSGAGTGPFGRELDKMEQLESKLHSYSLFGLPKLPQQLRFHQDSWEEEEDDSSLCLEGSWQDIVPGTEALTRRQCHQQEAVWELLHTEATYIRKLTVIADLFLCCLLNLQESGLLWEVDAERLFSNIQEIIRLHRALWGGVMAPVLEKARETKALLDPVGFLKGFKMFGSLFQPYVRYCMEEEGCLEYMRTLLQDNELFRAYVTWAERHKQCSRLKLSDMLVKPHQRLTKYPLLLKSVLKKTDEPGTRDAIITMINSVERFINHVNSRMRQRQEQQRLVAILSRIDSYEVVDGGTEEVDKLLKEFLRLDLTAPIPGTSPEDTRQLLLEGALKMKEGKDSKMDVYCFLFTDLFLITKPVKKAERAKVVRQPLLVDKIICRELKDPGSFLLIYLNELRSAVGAFTFQASGQALCRGWVEALCNAQNLLQRLRDQEQERQRSQRHRSLAEEDGESGESGASTASSPTVLRRSSNSLDSQRCPSDSSTETIAVAVDAGEELSFPDLEVGPFSSQSDETSVSTTASSSTPTRELLEGGGELTEPHPPLGSSGLTLDPSGCRSASIDSAYGTLSPTSLQEFAAGQQLEPAAEAGPPHAQRPPSPRLRRRTPVQRLPCKAKVLKSKSEASLLQLVPASPPLAQSKSLCDLVSAPGRRRSRRDVRAGSPRTRGATRSRRASLCASTCSSSSGSSAELSAPGEMGCAKGSARPADSRATSPAPPSQAPGTPLAHRTLSDPQAAQHRKLTLAQLYRIRTTLLLNSTLTASEV, encoded by the exons ATGGGGGCGCTGCTATTTCCAACCAGAGCCGCTCCGGGCGGGGGATACACTAGCCAGCGGCCTGGGGCAgcgcctggccaccagaggctgAGCGCCTCTCCTGCCGCGGCC GTGTGTCACCATGCCGAGTGCCAGCAGCTGaaccacagccagcccctcagcCTGTGTGAGGCCTGCGACCGCACCTTCCACAGCACCATGCACTTCGACGGGCACATCCGCTTCGACCTGCCCCCCCAAG GTTCCATTCTGGCTCGGAACGTCTCCACGcggtcctgccccccccgcaccagccctgcctccgacgtggaggaggaggacgaggggCTGGCGGATGGGAAAGG GGACAAGAGGAGCCCGGCCCTGAAGCTCCCCAAGAAGAAAGCCCGGCGCAGACACACTGAT gaccccAGCAAAGAGTGCTTCACCCTGAAGTTCGATCTCAACGTGGACGTAGAAACAGAGATCGTCCCCGCCATGAAGAAGAGATCCCTGGG ggaggtgcTGCTGCCGGTGTTTGAGAGGAAGGGCATCGAGCTGGCGAAGGTGGATATTTACCTGGACCAGTCCAACACGCCGCTGTCGCTCGGCTTCGAGGCGTACCGCTTCGGGGGGCACTACCTGCGGGTGAAAG CCAAGCCCGGCGACGAGCTCAAGGTGGAGCAGGCGGTGAAAGATTTCAAATCGCTGAGTCTGCCCATCCTGCGGTGCTCCCCCGCCGGGGAGAGACCGGAGCAGCTGCCCTTCCGTCGGGAGAGCACGGAGCCCGTG GCCCCAGGGCGGCGGCGGAAGAACATGAGCGAGTTTCTGGGCGACGCCAGCATCCCGGGCCAGGACCCCttgcagcactgcagctgctctctgcccagcAACGGCACCGAGACGTGGAAGAACCGGGCCGCCAGCCGCTTCAGCGGCTTCTTTGGCTCCGGCGCTGGCACTGGCCCCTTCGGCCGG gaACTGGACAAGATGGAGCAGCTGGAGAGCAAGCTGCACAGCTACAGCCTCTTCGGCCTCCCCAAGCTGCCGCAGCAGCTCCGCTTCCACCAGGActcgtgggaggaggaggaggacgacagcAGCCTGTGCctggaaggcagctggcaggacATCGTCCCGGGCACGGAG gCCCTGACGCGCCGGCAGTGCCACCAGCAGGAGGctgtctgggagctgctgcaCACGGAAGCCACCTACATCCGGAAACTGACCGTGATCGCAGAC CTCTTCCTCTGCTGCCTGCTGAACCTGCAGGAGTCGGGGCTGCTCTGGGAG GTGGACGCGGAGCGTCTGTTCAGCAATATCCAGGAGATCATCCGGCTGCACCGGGCCCTGTGGGGCGGCGTCATGGCCCCAGTCCTGGAGAAGGCCAGGGAGACCAAGGCGCTGCTGGACCCTGTGGGCTTCCTGAAGGGATTCAAAATG TTCGGctccctcttccagccctacgtCCGGTACTgcatggaggaggagggctgCCTGGAGTACATGCGCACGCTGCTGCAGGACAACGAGCTCTTCCGGGCCTACGTGACG TGGGCAGAGCGGCACAAGCAGTGCAGCCGCCTCAAGCTGAGCGACATGCTAGTGAAGCCGCACCAGCGCCTCACCAAGTACCCGCTGCTGCTCAAGTCGGTGCTGAAGAAAACAGACGAGCCTGGCACCCGCGACGCCATCATCACCATG ATCAATTCCGTGGAGCGGTTTATTAACCACGTGAACTCGCGGATGCGCCAGCGGCAAGAGCAGCAGAGGCTGGTGGCTATTCTCAGCCGGATCGACTCCTATGAGGTGGTGGATGGTGGCacggaggaggtggataag CTGCTGAAGGAGTTCCTGCGCCTGGACCTGACGGCCCCCATCCCAGGCACCTCCCCCGAGGACACGcgccagctgctcctggagggGGCCCTGAAGATGAAGGAAGGGAAGGACAGCAAG ATGGACGTTTACTGCTTCCTCTTCACGGACCTGTTCCTCATCACCAAGCCGGTGAAGAAGGCCGAGCGCGCCAAGGTCGTCCGGCAGCCCCTGCTCGTGGACAAGATCATCTGCCGGGAGCTCAAGGACCCCG GCTCCTTCCTCCTGATCTATCTGAACGAGCTGCGCAGCGCCGTGGGCGCCTTCACCTTCCAGGCCAGCGGGCAGGCCCTGTGCCGCGGCTGGGTCGAGGCCCTCTGCAACGCCCAG aACCTGCTGCAGCGCCTGCGGGACCAGGAGCAGGAGCGGCAGCGGAGCCAGCGGCACCGGAGCCTGGCGGAGGAGGACGGGGAGAGCGGGGAGAGCGGGGCCTCCACTGCCAGCTCGCCCACCGTCCTGCGCCGGAGCAGCAACAGCCTGGACTCGCAGCGCTG CCCCTCAGACAGCTCCACGGAGACCATCGCGGTGGCGGTGGACGCGGGCGAGGAGCTCTCCTTCCCGGACCTGGAGGTGGGGCCGTTCAGCTCGCAGTCGGACGAGACCTCCGTCAGCACCACCGCAtcctccagcacccccacccgggAGCtcctggaggggggcggggagctgaccgagccccaccccccacttggCTCCAGTGGCCTGACGCTGGACCCCAGCGGCTGCCGGTCGGCGTCCATCGACAGCGCCTACggcaccctctcccccacctccctccaggaGTTTGCTgcggggcagcagctggagccggcGGCGGAGGCGGGCCCCCCCCACGCACAGCGCCCCCCCTCACCCCGGCTGCGCCGCAGGACGCCCGTGCAGCGCCTGCCCTGCAAGGCGAAAGTGCTCAAGTCCAAGTCGGAGGCCAGCCTGCTGCAGCTGGTCCCGGCCTCGCCCCCCCTCGCCCAGAGCAAGAGCCTCTGCGACCTGGTCTCGGCCCCCGGCCGCAGGCGCTCGCGGCGGGACGTCCGGGCCGGCTCGCCGAGGACTCGCGGGGCCACCCGCTCGCGCCGCGCCAGCCTCTGCGCCagcacctgcagcagcagcagcggctccAGCGCAGAGCTCTCAGCGCCCGGCGAGATGGGATGTGCCAAGGGCTCTGCCCGCCCCGCCGACAGCCGCGCGACAtccccggccccccccagccaggctcctggcaCCCCCCTGGCCCACCGGACCCTGTCGGACCCGCAGGCGGCCCAGCACCGCAAGCTGACCCTGGCCCAGCTGTACAGGATCAGGACCACGCTGCTGCTCAACTCCACGCTGACCGCCTC GGAGGTCTGA